Part of the Polaribacter sp. Hel1_33_78 genome is shown below.
TAATTTTTTAGTGAAGCCATCTTTGTGTTCATTTTATAAAGTACTCCAAAATTTGTTGTAAAGAAAAACTCTATATCTGTTATGGTATAAAGACGTCAAAACGTAAATAATCATGTATAACATGGACTGTAAAACAATACATTCTCGTATCTTTTATGACTTCATGATTTTCTTCTTGTTTCTTTGATACCGGAAGAACCCAAAACAAGAGAGAGGTGATTTCTACGATACACGTAAAAATCACCTCTCCTATATTTTCAATTAAAGCTACTATGAGTTTACTCTACTGTAATGGTTTAATTCGTTGTGACAATTACTCTTACTCCTTAAACCTTTTTTAGTACTTTTCCTTTAAGTGTTCGGTAGTAAGATGAGAGTTTTGGTTTATCCCACTTCTTTCCTGTCGGGGTTAATAACCTTTCCTTATTTAATTTATCACATATATTTTGTAATGATAAAAACTCTACTTCTTTAAGTTGAATTATTCTTTCATTTAAACCTTTACGAACTTCTTTATTTAACTTAGTTCTTATTTGTGTTGGTTTTTTGAACCTGAAGTTTACTTTCCTATCCCCATCTATTATTTTATAATCCTTAAACCCAGTTTCATCTATATTACCTTTATTATTATAAATCAATTTATCACCTACAATTGGTAATCTGAAATTGATAGTAATATCGTGTTCTTTCGATTTCTCATCAAAGAAAACTTGAATATTCTGAACATTACGATTTATGAAACCTCTTTTTTCTTCTAACGATAGGTTCTGTACTTTTTTTACATCTTTCTCCATTTTTGAAATCCAATTAACCCATCCTTTTGATTCAGAAATTAATCTCTCCTCTTTTGTGATTAAATCCATCTCCTCCTCAACTATTTCAATAGATATTTTAAATTTCTCTCGAAGTTTATCACCAACTGATTCACTTATTTTTTTAGTTCTAACATCATACTCTATCTGTATTTGTTCATCTTCTAAACTCTCTAATTCTCTTCTTTTGTTTCGTAATTTTGTTCCAATACTACCCAATCTTTTGGAGTTCTTAGACTCTGAATCCCATTTTGGAGATAAATCTTTTATTTTGTACTTCTCTCTAACAATCGATGATTTAGTAATAATCTCTGTAATCTTGTTTAGGAGTTTTTCATCAGTCTCTATGATATTCAAACTCCTCTTCATTTTACAATTTGTTTTATTGTAATTTTTCTTTTTATCGTTAAGGTAATCTTCATTATGTTTCCAACTGTATTCTGAACACCTACCGTAGTACTGTTGAGAATTTCCTCTTTTTCTATAAGATAAACTCAACCCACATTCATCACATACAATAGTTCCACCAAGAATATGGTCGGTAGGAATATTCTTTTTTCTTTTTTGAAGATGGAGATTCATTTTTTGATTTACACTATCCCATAAATCTTTTTCAATAAGTTGAGGGGTATCAATCGTTATCTCATCAACAGTAGTTATATCTCCATTTGGAAGTTTTTCCTCCCATTTCCATACTTGTTTTCCAATATAAATTGTGTTCCTCATCATTTTTTGAAGTGTCCCTAAATTCCATCCTAATTTGGTTCTCCGAGGTTTAATATCTGGTATCTTATCAAGATACATTTTAATATCCATTGTACTTTTACCCTGGTTGTACATCGTGAATATCTTTTTTAGATGGAAACTCTCTTTTAAATTTTCTTTAAGTTTTTTGTTTTTTACAGTATATCCAAAAGGTATGGTTGAACCTAGATAGGTGTTTCCACTTCGAAGGGAGTTTCGTTTTCCCATAATACTTCTCATCCTTCTCAACTCATTATCATATTGTGATATTAAAGAAAGTACTCCTATCATTAATTTATCAGGTGAGTTATTTAAGTCATATGGTTTCGTTGAATCTCCAATATAAATTTGAACCCCATAATCGATAAACACTTTTAGAATAGAGTACCAAGATTGAGAATACCTACCCAACCTATCTGTATTAAATACCCAAACTTTTCTTATCCCATTAGGTTTTTGAATCTCATCCAACAACTCGACTAATTTTGGACGATGGTTTATTTCAACCTTAAAAGAACTTTGAACCCCTTCATCAAATTCTTGATGTTTTAATCCTAATATTTCGGATATTTTTCTTCCAAGTTCCTTTTGGATATCAAGAGAACTACCGTCTGTTTC
Proteins encoded:
- a CDS encoding recombinase family protein gives rise to the protein MEKIGLLYRVSSKPQETDGSSLDIQKELGRKISEILGLKHQEFDEGVQSSFKVEINHRPKLVELLDEIQKPNGIRKVWVFNTDRLGRYSQSWYSILKVFIDYGVQIYIGDSTKPYDLNNSPDKLMIGVLSLISQYDNELRRMRSIMGKRNSLRSGNTYLGSTIPFGYTVKNKKLKENLKESFHLKKIFTMYNQGKSTMDIKMYLDKIPDIKPRRTKLGWNLGTLQKMMRNTIYIGKQVWKWEEKLPNGDITTVDEITIDTPQLIEKDLWDSVNQKMNLHLQKRKKNIPTDHILGGTIVCDECGLSLSYRKRGNSQQYYGRCSEYSWKHNEDYLNDKKKNYNKTNCKMKRSLNIIETDEKLLNKITEIITKSSIVREKYKIKDLSPKWDSESKNSKRLGSIGTKLRNKRRELESLEDEQIQIEYDVRTKKISESVGDKLREKFKISIEIVEEEMDLITKEERLISESKGWVNWISKMEKDVKKVQNLSLEEKRGFINRNVQNIQVFFDEKSKEHDITINFRLPIVGDKLIYNNKGNIDETGFKDYKIIDGDRKVNFRFKKPTQIRTKLNKEVRKGLNERIIQLKEVEFLSLQNICDKLNKERLLTPTGKKWDKPKLSSYYRTLKGKVLKKV